The Candidatus Polarisedimenticolia bacterium genomic sequence GCGACGGAAAGCAGGGCAATGCAGGCCAGGGAGGCAATGCCGGTTCGGTGAGCAAGCCTCCCTCGACTCCTTCGGGCCCATCCAAGCAGGGCAATGCCCCTGCAAAGTCCCAGGGAAACAAGCCGACCGGGAAGGGGAAGGGCAAGAAGCCGGCGCCGCCGGATCCGAAGCCGGAAACCGAGAAGCCCGAGGAGCCGCCGAAGGACGGCTCCGGGAGCTAGCGGGCGGCGATGAGGGGGATTCGCGCGGCTCGGGCGCTTCTGACGCTGGGAACCACCTTCGGGCTGATTGCCTGCCAGGAGGCTCTCACCCCGGTGCCCTATCGGTTGGGCCAGGCGATCCCCTTGGAGCGGTGGATGTTGAAGATCCGCCAGCCGGAGATGGTGGCGGCTTCGATGATCAAGGGCTTCCAGGACTTTCGGATCAGCAACAAGGACTCGAAGGTCTTGGTGGTGCATCTCGATCTGATGCCCAAGAGCCAGGCGGCCGAAGACGACCCGAACGCCGCCGAGAAGGGCTTCATCAAGCTGATGTGGGACTGCCGCCTGAAGGACCGGGAAGGTCAGGAATACCGGCTCGGACTGCCGCTGGCCGGCTCGCACTTTCGCATGCTCAAATCGGGGGGGATGATGAGCGACACGGAAATGCGGGACGCCCTCTTCTCGGTGCCCGAGTCGCGGGTGCCGCGCGATTGGGCCCTGCTGTTCGCGGTTCCTCAGGGCCGCTCCGGGTTCACTCTTTTCATCCGCAACCGCACCCCGGAAGAAGGACAGCCCGCCCTGGTATCGGTCGACCTGGGTCGCTGAGAGCCGCCGAGATGACCGCCTCACCGGCCGGCCGGCAACCTGCCCTGTTATAATCAAGATGCTCGCGCGGCGTCGCCGAGATTGTTTTCGCGCCAAAGACCTCACAGGTGCATCGCCTTGCCTCCGACCACCGGAACGATCAAGCCCGCTCTGATCTCCTGGCTCCTGCGCTCTCTGGGGCGCGAATCGACCCCCTGGAGCGCCGAGCAATCCGCTTACCTGGAGTCGATCATGGAGACCGAGGAGGGGGCGAGGATTCTCGCCTCTCTGGTGGTGACCACACTGAGGCTCAGGCAAAGCGCGTTGTTCAAGCCCGATTCGCATGGGACCGCCGGGACGATCCTGCCCGCCATCGAAGCGTTCTGGCAGGACCCCACTTCGCAAACCTATCGCGAGCTCCGGATCGCGCGCTGGTAAAGACCTGGCGGCCCGTTCGACGCATCGCATGATCGGACCGGCGCGCTGGGATGAAGCCCCATTGGATTGCATTGCCGCCATGAACCAGGCTCCTCCAGACCCGGCCGCGCTCGATAGATCCCTCTTTCCGTGCCGCCCGGACCGATGAACTCCCTGACGCAGCGAATCTACTGGAGCATGCCGGCCGCCTTGCGCGATTTCGCGGCTGGGGTGCACGGGGCGCGTCTGACGCGACAGCGCTACGGGAGAGAGACCGATCGGCTGATGGCCGACGCGTTGGATCGCGAGCACTGGAGCGAGGAGCGCTGGAAGGAATGGCGACAGGCCCGTTTGTCGAAGCTCCTGGAGCTATCCTCCACCAAGGTGCCGTTCTATCGTGAGGCCTGGGCCGCCCGCCGGCGCGCCGGCGATCGAAGCGATCCCGCCGTGCTGCAGAATTGGCCGCTGCTCGAGAAGGATGATCTCCGGCGACACCCGCGGGCCTTCCTCGCCGAGGGCAGACGTCCCGAGAGGATGGTCAGCCTGCACACGAGCGGGACGAGCGGCAAGCCTCTCACGCTCTGGCGCAGCCGCGAGACGAATCTCGCCTGGTATGCGCTATTCGAGGTGCGCAGCCGCCTGTGGCATGGCGTGGATCGCGCCTGCCGGTGGGCCAATCTGGGAGGGCAGCTGGTCACCGCGGCCGGGGCGCGCCGCCCGCCGTTCTGGGTGTGGAACCGCGGGCTGAACCAGCTCTACATGTCTTCCTATCACCTGGCGCCGGATCTGCTCCCCTATTACCTGGAGGCGCTGCAGCGTTATCGGATCGAATACCTCTACGGTTATTCATCATCGCTGCATGCGCTGGCGCTCGGCGTCCTGGGCTCGCCTCATCCCGAGGCGGGGCGCGCCTTGAAGCTGCGCGTCGCTCTGACCAACGCAGAGCCGCTGTTCGAGGGACAGCGCCAGGCGATCCAGCAGGCCTTCGATTGTCCGGTCCGGGAGACTTACGGGATGGCGGAAATCGCCTCGGCGGCGGGGGAGTGCTCGGAAGGCGGTTTGCACGAGTGGCCCGACGCGGGCCTCGTCGAGCTCCTGGAGGAGGGCGAGGAAGTGCCGCGTGGACAGGCTGGCGAGGTGGTGGCCACGGGACTGCTGAATGCCGACATGCCGCTGATCCGCTACCGGGTGGGCGATCGCGCCGTGCGCGCGCCAGCCGGGGCTGCCTGCGGCTGCGGGCGTACGCTGCCGCGCTTCGAGCGCATCGAAGGGCGCGTCGATGACATCCTCTTCACGGCAGACGGCCGCCGTATCGGCCGTCTGGATCCGGTGTTCAAGGCCGACATCCCGATGAAGGAAGCGCAGATCATCCAGGAAGCGCTGGGGCGGTTGGTCGTGAGATACGTTCCCGATGCGGGCTTCGCGCGCCGCCACGAATACCTCATCGCCCAGCGTCTGCAGGAGCGGCTCGGCGCGATCGAGGTGGCTTTTGATGCGGTCTCGCGCATCCCCCGCGGGGCCAACGGCAAGTTTCGCGCCGTGGTCTGCCTGATCCCGCCCGATCAACGGCCCTCGAGCCGGCCGCTTGCGGCGCCTTAGGAGCGCTGAGCCCGCGTTCGAGCCGCGTCATCACTCCCCGAAAAAATCGCGTTACATCGGAAGGGTGCGGGAGTATACCTTCGTGCCATCAGCCGGAAAGAAACCTTGTGGAGGAGGGAGCCGCCGGAGTCTACGCGCCGCCCTACGGCTCGAGTCTCTCCGTCTCCTTCGATGCGGCGAGCTGCAGCGGCGGCTCGCCGCACCACATCCTCTACGGGCAGCGCACCGGCTTTCCGGCCGTGCCGGGCTGCACCTTCACGCTCCTGGGCAGCGTCTGCTCGATCGGCAACACCGGTCCCTATTCGTGGAGCTCGATAC encodes the following:
- a CDS encoding AMP-binding protein translates to MNSLTQRIYWSMPAALRDFAAGVHGARLTRQRYGRETDRLMADALDREHWSEERWKEWRQARLSKLLELSSTKVPFYREAWAARRRAGDRSDPAVLQNWPLLEKDDLRRHPRAFLAEGRRPERMVSLHTSGTSGKPLTLWRSRETNLAWYALFEVRSRLWHGVDRACRWANLGGQLVTAAGARRPPFWVWNRGLNQLYMSSYHLAPDLLPYYLEALQRYRIEYLYGYSSSLHALALGVLGSPHPEAGRALKLRVALTNAEPLFEGQRQAIQQAFDCPVRETYGMAEIASAAGECSEGGLHEWPDAGLVELLEEGEEVPRGQAGEVVATGLLNADMPLIRYRVGDRAVRAPAGAACGCGRTLPRFERIEGRVDDILFTADGRRIGRLDPVFKADIPMKEAQIIQEALGRLVVRYVPDAGFARRHEYLIAQRLQERLGAIEVAFDAVSRIPRGANGKFRAVVCLIPPDQRPSSRPLAAP